The following proteins come from a genomic window of Corallococcus sp. NCRR:
- a CDS encoding ATP-dependent helicase HrpB — translation MAIDKLGAVGGAGPSPAVESGRETFGKVLEGVRTPPSRPVPVTTEGPPKPVRTPTEATAGTSRADGVEGAKAGCAEVKPGARVDSVQAARGQQAVEVLDRVGQAQQRLDHILKLAESGRTFSPSELLALQAHVYRASQELDLAGKVVEKATGGVKQVLQTQV, via the coding sequence ATGGCCATCGACAAGTTGGGAGCCGTGGGCGGCGCGGGCCCTTCGCCCGCGGTGGAGTCCGGCAGGGAGACGTTCGGCAAGGTGCTGGAGGGCGTGCGTACGCCCCCGTCGCGCCCCGTGCCGGTGACGACGGAGGGGCCGCCGAAGCCGGTGCGCACGCCCACCGAAGCCACCGCCGGCACGTCTCGGGCGGACGGCGTGGAGGGGGCGAAGGCGGGCTGCGCGGAGGTGAAGCCGGGGGCCCGCGTCGATTCGGTCCAGGCGGCGCGCGGTCAGCAGGCGGTGGAGGTGTTGGACCGCGTGGGGCAGGCGCAGCAGCGACTGGACCACATCCTGAAGCTCGCCGAGTCCGGCCGCACGTTCAGTCCCTCGGAGTTGCTCGCGCTCCAGGCCCACGTCTACCGCGCCAGTCAGGAGCTCGATCTCGCCGGCAAGGTCGTCGAGAAGGCCACCGGCGGCGTCAAGCAGGTCCTCCAGACCCAGGTGTGA
- a CDS encoding HU family DNA-binding protein: protein MLKSDLINILVAKRGVTQKQAEATIETIFESMKDALCRGENIEIRGLGAFHVKNYQGYQGRNPKTGVVIPVKPKRGLLFRTGKELRDRVNRPAPLQAQSDLPPSSEFKGSNGTGTL from the coding sequence ATGCTCAAGTCCGATCTGATCAACATCCTCGTTGCCAAACGAGGCGTGACCCAGAAGCAGGCGGAGGCGACCATCGAGACGATCTTCGAGTCGATGAAGGACGCCCTCTGCCGCGGGGAGAACATCGAGATTCGCGGGCTGGGCGCCTTCCACGTGAAGAACTACCAGGGCTACCAGGGCCGCAACCCGAAGACGGGCGTGGTCATCCCGGTGAAGCCCAAGCGCGGCCTGCTCTTCCGCACGGGCAAGGAGCTGCGCGACCGGGTCAACCGCCCCGCGCCGCTGCAGGCCCAGTCGGACCTGCCGCCCTCCTCCGAGTTCAAGGGCAGCAACGGCACCGGCACCCTCTAG
- a CDS encoding SH3 domain-containing protein, which translates to MSDAATQGYYTAEEAEAVFQQANDAYGREDYATAQAEYEKLIAHGFGGPDVLYNLGTTHLARGDLGRAVLALEQARKQGGRAEDLEANLALARARQVDKVVGATADEAFLPRLAAATDGAAVAWVFFVAWLVGFALLLVRRAFPSMRRTTVAVVAGLCLTAAVPAALLLGAHIWVHQNVHEAVVLAPTLVARELPRSEGRSLFEVHAGLKVQLLDETGKYVRIRLPNGLEGWAERDGVAEI; encoded by the coding sequence ATGAGCGACGCGGCGACGCAGGGCTACTACACCGCCGAGGAAGCGGAGGCCGTCTTCCAGCAGGCCAACGACGCGTATGGCCGCGAGGACTACGCCACCGCCCAGGCCGAGTACGAGAAGCTCATCGCCCACGGCTTCGGCGGACCGGACGTGCTCTACAACCTGGGCACCACGCACCTGGCCCGGGGCGACCTGGGCCGCGCGGTGCTGGCGCTGGAGCAGGCCCGGAAGCAGGGCGGACGCGCCGAGGACCTGGAGGCCAACCTGGCCCTGGCCCGGGCGCGGCAGGTGGACAAGGTCGTGGGCGCCACCGCCGACGAGGCCTTCCTCCCCCGGCTGGCGGCCGCGACGGACGGCGCGGCCGTGGCCTGGGTCTTCTTCGTCGCGTGGCTGGTGGGCTTCGCGCTGCTGCTCGTCCGGCGCGCATTCCCCTCGATGCGGCGCACGACGGTGGCGGTGGTGGCGGGCCTCTGCCTCACGGCGGCGGTGCCGGCGGCGCTGCTGTTGGGGGCGCACATCTGGGTGCACCAGAACGTGCACGAGGCCGTGGTGCTGGCGCCCACGCTGGTGGCGCGGGAGCTGCCTCGCTCGGAGGGGCGCTCGCTCTTCGAGGTGCACGCCGGCCTGAAGGTGCAGCTGCTGGATGAGACGGGGAAGTACGTCCGCATCCGCCTGCCCAACGGCCTGGAGGGCTGGGCCGAACGCGACGGCGTCGCCGAAATCTAG
- a CDS encoding FliM/FliN family flagellar motor switch protein, protein MQTNPVRSPSASKKPTRPFRPGARRLTRAHLVLGQRPQVGRWGAELLRDVGAALSRDLGAAVTVEGHLVPAAVQPERELAVGMVFALVELSAVGGTAIVELEVPLVFAALARLAGTGPRPAPVAELTRLEESTLVYLLLSALAATRGQGEWVRRLGPRLSAVSMRRGDVLTRVDARQPYVAVLLTATVDGATVGGRVLLPARAVQTAFQELPMESPGAVAPQVLAASVPARCLMGRSPLQAAAVDALAAGDVVLFEGVRLRDGRVEGQGQLITRGFALRGEFLTEGFSTGSVHSRAARQESDMVATNKRSEAMPPLPVDVEIELTRLMLPLAELAALKPGTLLPLHVNASSPVLLRVGDRVVARAELVEIEGEVGARILALLP, encoded by the coding sequence ATGCAAACGAATCCAGTCAGGTCTCCCAGCGCCTCGAAGAAGCCCACGCGTCCGTTCCGCCCGGGAGCGCGCCGGCTGACGCGCGCCCACCTGGTGTTGGGACAGCGGCCCCAGGTGGGGCGTTGGGGCGCGGAGCTCCTGCGCGACGTGGGCGCGGCGCTGTCGCGGGACCTGGGCGCGGCGGTCACGGTGGAGGGGCACCTGGTGCCGGCGGCGGTCCAGCCGGAGCGCGAGCTGGCGGTGGGAATGGTGTTCGCGCTGGTGGAGCTGTCGGCGGTGGGGGGCACCGCCATCGTGGAGCTGGAGGTGCCGCTGGTCTTCGCGGCGCTGGCGAGGCTGGCGGGGACGGGGCCGCGGCCCGCTCCCGTGGCGGAGCTGACCCGGCTGGAAGAGTCCACGCTGGTGTACCTGCTGCTGTCCGCCCTGGCCGCGACGCGTGGGCAGGGCGAATGGGTGCGAAGGCTGGGGCCTCGCTTGTCCGCGGTGTCGATGCGGCGCGGCGACGTGCTGACGCGAGTCGATGCGCGGCAGCCCTATGTGGCGGTGCTGCTGACGGCAACGGTGGACGGAGCGACGGTGGGCGGCCGGGTGCTCCTGCCCGCCCGTGCCGTGCAGACCGCGTTTCAAGAGCTGCCCATGGAGTCACCGGGCGCGGTGGCGCCCCAGGTGCTGGCGGCATCGGTTCCCGCGCGCTGCCTCATGGGGCGCAGTCCATTGCAGGCCGCGGCGGTGGATGCGCTGGCCGCGGGAGACGTCGTGCTCTTCGAGGGCGTGCGTCTCCGGGACGGCCGGGTGGAGGGCCAGGGACAGCTGATCACCCGGGGCTTCGCGCTCCGGGGCGAGTTTCTGACGGAAGGCTTTTCGACAGGGAGCGTGCACTCGCGCGCGGCCCGACAGGAGTCGGACATGGTGGCGACGAACAAGCGGAGCGAGGCGATGCCGCCGCTCCCGGTGGATGTGGAGATTGAACTGACGCGGTTGATGTTGCCCCTGGCGGAGCTGGCGGCGCTGAAGCCGGGCACGTTGCTGCCCCTGCACGTGAACGCGAGCAGCCCGGTGCTGCTGCGCGTGGGGGACCGCGTGGTCGCGCGCGCGGAGTTGGTGGAGATTGAAGGCGAAGTGGGCGCCCGCATCCTGGCGTTGCTGCCGTGA
- a CDS encoding flagellar biosynthetic protein FliQ has product MTQDVLLTLGREALLLMVLASLPPIGASLLVGFLMSLFQATTQLQESTLSVVPKLCAAVLSLVLAGPWIAGQLTRFTQQLLMLIADVAL; this is encoded by the coding sequence ATGACCCAGGACGTCCTGCTCACCCTGGGCCGTGAAGCCCTGCTGTTGATGGTGCTCGCCTCGCTGCCGCCCATTGGCGCGAGCCTGCTGGTGGGCTTCCTGATGAGCCTCTTCCAGGCAACGACCCAGTTGCAGGAGAGCACGCTGTCGGTGGTGCCCAAGCTGTGCGCGGCGGTGCTGTCCCTGGTGCTCGCGGGGCCGTGGATCGCCGGGCAGCTCACGCGCTTCACCCAGCAGCTCCTCATGCTCATCGCGGACGTGGCGCTGTGA
- a CDS encoding EscU/YscU/HrcU family type III secretion system export apparatus switch protein — protein sequence MSGEKTEQPTAKRLREARRKGQLPRSRMLTSSATTLGGLLGFIAFAPEGFDRLKDWTARLMLEQTAAGAWEEGAWVAARLCGPALGGALAASLAVSVATVGFELDARHAAPKLERINPAAGLKRLFSVRPLLELGKALLVAALLGLIVWNEVESVGADALQTAWLEGTRGMEFLLGRLAALVTRLAWVVLGCGAVDYAIARRRHRHELMMTREEVKREHKESEGDPRHKGQRRALHRQLAQGGPARGVQKATAVIVNPTHIAVALRYDAGECDAPYLVAKGREQDALALKEEARQQGIPVVRDVPLARSLIHFDVGESIPEELYQAAAVVLRTAMELREPDDRPRRQT from the coding sequence ATGAGTGGCGAGAAGACGGAGCAGCCCACCGCGAAACGGCTGCGGGAGGCCAGGCGCAAGGGCCAGCTTCCTCGCAGCCGGATGCTGACCTCCAGCGCGACGACGCTGGGCGGGCTGCTGGGCTTCATCGCGTTCGCGCCAGAGGGCTTTGACCGGCTGAAGGACTGGACCGCGCGGTTGATGCTGGAACAGACCGCCGCTGGCGCATGGGAAGAAGGGGCCTGGGTCGCCGCGCGGTTGTGCGGCCCTGCCCTGGGCGGAGCGCTCGCGGCCTCGCTGGCGGTCTCCGTGGCCACCGTGGGCTTCGAGCTGGATGCTCGCCACGCCGCGCCGAAGCTCGAGCGCATCAACCCCGCCGCGGGCCTCAAGCGCCTCTTCAGCGTCCGGCCGCTGCTCGAGCTGGGCAAGGCGCTGCTCGTGGCCGCGCTGCTGGGCCTCATCGTCTGGAACGAGGTGGAGTCCGTCGGTGCGGACGCCTTGCAGACCGCGTGGCTCGAGGGAACCCGGGGAATGGAGTTCCTGCTCGGCCGGCTGGCGGCGCTGGTGACGCGACTGGCGTGGGTGGTGCTCGGGTGCGGCGCCGTGGACTACGCGATCGCCCGCCGCAGGCACCGTCACGAGCTGATGATGACCCGCGAAGAGGTCAAACGGGAGCACAAGGAGAGCGAGGGCGACCCACGTCACAAGGGGCAGCGGCGCGCCCTGCATCGCCAGCTGGCGCAGGGCGGTCCGGCACGTGGAGTGCAGAAGGCCACCGCCGTGATCGTCAACCCCACGCACATCGCGGTCGCGCTCCGCTACGACGCGGGCGAATGTGACGCGCCCTACCTCGTGGCCAAGGGCCGCGAACAGGACGCGCTCGCGCTCAAGGAGGAGGCGCGCCAGCAGGGCATCCCCGTGGTCCGGGACGTGCCGCTGGCCCGCAGCCTCATCCACTTCGACGTCGGGGAGTCCATCCCCGAGGAGCTGTACCAGGCGGCGGCCGTCGTGTTGCGGACCGCGATGGAGCTTCGCGAGCCGGACGACCGTCCACGGAGACAGACGTGA
- a CDS encoding PilZ domain-containing protein, with protein MMNPSNGPRPNERERYHPRVEARLQVKVLLSGRTVTAQARDISMNGLFLQAHPADSQRALTIALPLPGDRELVTMCTIRRREVDGVALEFGELDWDDLIALARFLHPHLP; from the coding sequence ATGATGAACCCCTCCAATGGTCCCCGTCCGAACGAGCGCGAGCGCTACCACCCGCGCGTCGAAGCCCGGCTCCAGGTGAAGGTGCTCCTGTCGGGCCGCACCGTGACGGCGCAGGCGCGCGACATCTCCATGAACGGCCTGTTCCTCCAGGCCCACCCGGCGGACTCGCAGCGCGCGCTCACCATCGCCCTGCCGCTGCCGGGCGACCGGGAGCTCGTCACCATGTGCACCATCCGCCGCCGGGAAGTGGACGGCGTGGCGCTGGAGTTCGGCGAGCTGGACTGGGACGACCTCATCGCCCTGGCCCGCTTCCTCCACCCCCACCTGCCGTAA
- a CDS encoding flagellar M-ring protein FliF, whose protein sequence is MRSAPLRCLCFLLLLGASACRERIQHGLDERQANELQTVLVERGLDARKVPEPGKKPTWAIEVTDAQSSDAVRILAELGLPRLAAETGCDVFGGSGLVRSPLEEQVCRVRGMERELEKTLQTVDGVLLARVHLVVPPPPRPGQAPAPSKASAMLRTAPGGATRVRKSADTLRELIAGGVEGLSPEAVSLLVDEVTTHVEAPSAKGGPVPLRLRVVLALLGVLVTGLSGALVWTTLRWKHYRALAEQPPSAPPAPPTPARPVVTPGSTRKLA, encoded by the coding sequence ATGCGTTCCGCTCCCCTTCGTTGTCTCTGTTTCCTCCTGCTCCTGGGCGCTTCGGCGTGCCGGGAGCGCATCCAGCACGGCCTCGATGAACGTCAGGCCAATGAGCTTCAAACGGTGCTCGTCGAGCGGGGGCTCGACGCGCGCAAGGTGCCCGAGCCGGGCAAGAAACCCACGTGGGCCATTGAGGTGACGGACGCGCAGTCCTCGGACGCGGTGCGCATCCTGGCGGAGCTGGGGCTGCCCCGGCTCGCGGCGGAGACGGGCTGCGACGTGTTTGGCGGAAGCGGGCTCGTGCGCTCGCCACTTGAAGAGCAGGTCTGCCGCGTCCGGGGGATGGAGCGGGAGCTGGAGAAGACGCTCCAGACGGTGGACGGCGTGCTGCTGGCGCGAGTGCACCTGGTCGTCCCGCCGCCGCCGAGGCCGGGCCAGGCCCCCGCGCCTTCGAAGGCTTCGGCCATGTTGCGCACGGCACCCGGTGGCGCGACGCGCGTGCGCAAGTCGGCGGACACGCTGCGTGAGCTCATCGCGGGAGGCGTGGAGGGGCTGTCACCGGAGGCTGTCTCGCTGCTGGTGGACGAGGTGACGACGCACGTGGAGGCGCCATCCGCGAAGGGAGGTCCCGTCCCGCTGCGGCTGCGAGTGGTGCTCGCCCTGCTGGGCGTGCTGGTGACGGGCCTATCCGGAGCGCTCGTCTGGACGACGCTGCGCTGGAAGCACTACCGGGCCCTGGCGGAGCAGCCCCCCTCGGCGCCGCCTGCGCCGCCCACGCCCGCGCGGCCGGTGGTGACCCCGGGCTCCACGCGCAAGCTGGCCTGA
- a CDS encoding flagellar biosynthetic protein FliO, which translates to MSAPVNTLLSSFSPRGRLLFALALLVGLATLAPLEGLSLVGTSRLVIGAMALAGLGWVMLRKGGMAGSAAAAPEPLSIVSRTGLSQRCGLALVEADGRRYLVAYGDTFAEIHETRAVAVLPGAAPRPTMKSRFDLELEPTVLFPRVRQTKSACGAPRKRGGG; encoded by the coding sequence GTGAGCGCGCCCGTGAACACGCTGCTGTCCTCGTTCTCGCCACGCGGCAGGCTGCTGTTCGCGTTGGCCCTGCTCGTGGGGCTGGCGACGCTCGCGCCCCTAGAGGGACTGTCGCTGGTGGGCACCTCGCGCCTGGTGATTGGCGCGATGGCGCTGGCCGGTCTGGGCTGGGTGATGCTCCGCAAGGGAGGCATGGCCGGGAGTGCCGCCGCCGCTCCGGAGCCCCTGAGCATCGTCTCGCGGACAGGACTTTCCCAGCGTTGTGGTCTCGCGCTCGTGGAGGCGGATGGCCGGCGCTACCTCGTGGCCTACGGCGACACCTTCGCGGAGATTCATGAGACCCGCGCCGTGGCGGTCCTGCCCGGTGCCGCGCCCAGGCCGACGATGAAGTCCCGGTTCGACCTGGAACTGGAGCCGACGGTGCTCTTCCCTCGCGTGCGACAGACGAAGTCGGCTTGCGGCGCGCCGCGGAAGCGGGGTGGGGGATGA
- a CDS encoding response regulator — protein sequence MAGNAQAPFHILLVEDEPVIRELVRSMLSDGAVDVVCAANGIEGLKLARDRDFHLILMDVVLPQLDGVSVCRILKSDPATAKVPLYMLTAKAKKADVASATQAGADGYIHKPFRGAELMDLVERLRAARSAAD from the coding sequence ATGGCTGGCAACGCGCAAGCGCCCTTCCACATCCTGCTCGTCGAGGACGAGCCCGTCATCCGCGAGCTGGTTCGCTCCATGTTGAGCGACGGCGCGGTGGACGTGGTCTGCGCGGCCAATGGCATCGAGGGCCTGAAGCTGGCCCGCGACCGCGACTTCCACCTCATCCTGATGGACGTGGTGCTGCCGCAACTGGACGGCGTCTCCGTGTGCCGCATCCTGAAGAGCGACCCGGCCACGGCGAAGGTGCCGCTCTACATGCTCACCGCGAAGGCGAAGAAGGCGGACGTGGCGAGCGCGACGCAGGCGGGCGCGGACGGCTACATCCACAAGCCCTTCCGCGGCGCGGAGCTGATGGACCTGGTGGAGCGGCTGCGCGCGGCCCGCTCGGCCGCGGACTGA
- a CDS encoding flagellar biosynthesis protein FlhA has protein sequence MPPFLKVLLKARQSSDVVLAVAMAAVLGALIIPLPAWLLDMGLAVNLAAAVALLVAALNAKDALRVTSFPTLLLFTTLFRLSLNVSSTRLALSEGHAGEVIQAFGEFVVRGDYVVGAVVFAILTLVQLLVVTKGAERVAEVSARFTLDAMPGKQMSIDADLRAGAIDQTQARRRRRDLERESQMFGAMDGAMKFVKGDVVAGLVIVAVNLLGGTLIGVLQNGQSFSEAAATFALIAIGDGLVSQVPSLCIAVAAGLVVTRVASEKEEDSLGAEIGSQFFGDFRTLTTVAGLCVALALMPGMPHLTFLALAAGLGGLGYALRRKGQAPEKSPSKDGASQEAAVPAGAAGKPPESAKAPVGVTPLTLDLSAQLTPLAEADGGAFVHTVLNAARDELFFELGVRVPGIRVRTHAAYLGPGEYRILLDEVPAGGGVVQPGALYALVPPGELAFLEVQAEASVEPASGRPISRVAEGARSRLELAQVPVRKPSELIADHLRAVLRLRAAALLGLQEVQGLLEGLEAQSPVLVKEALQKVPLPLLVDVLRRLVQEQVSIRDLRAILEALVAPTTEGDATALAERCRQALHRYLSHQFAPTGPLYAYLVDPEVEEVLRASGPRGPAPEPERIMEILEGVRVIANGGRAVLLTAPDIRRPLRKLCEGSFPDVAVLTYGELDGDLQIRPIGRLTPVAVGR, from the coding sequence ATGCCCCCATTCCTGAAGGTCTTGCTGAAGGCCCGTCAGTCGTCGGACGTCGTGCTCGCGGTGGCGATGGCGGCGGTGCTGGGGGCGCTCATCATTCCGCTGCCTGCGTGGCTCCTCGACATGGGGCTCGCGGTGAACCTGGCCGCGGCGGTGGCGCTGCTGGTCGCGGCGCTGAACGCGAAGGACGCGCTGCGGGTGACGTCGTTCCCCACGTTGCTGCTCTTCACCACGCTGTTCCGGCTGTCGCTCAACGTGTCGTCCACACGGCTGGCGCTCTCCGAGGGCCACGCGGGCGAGGTCATCCAGGCCTTTGGCGAGTTCGTGGTGCGAGGCGACTACGTGGTGGGCGCGGTGGTGTTCGCCATCCTCACGCTGGTGCAGTTGCTGGTGGTGACCAAGGGCGCCGAGCGGGTCGCGGAGGTGTCCGCCCGCTTCACCCTGGACGCCATGCCCGGCAAGCAGATGTCCATCGACGCGGACCTGCGCGCGGGCGCCATCGACCAGACCCAGGCCCGGCGCAGGCGGCGCGACCTGGAGCGCGAGTCCCAGATGTTCGGCGCCATGGACGGCGCGATGAAGTTCGTGAAGGGGGACGTCGTCGCGGGCCTCGTCATCGTCGCGGTGAACCTGCTGGGCGGCACCCTCATCGGCGTGTTGCAGAACGGCCAGTCCTTCTCCGAGGCCGCCGCCACCTTCGCCCTCATCGCCATTGGTGACGGGCTCGTGTCCCAGGTGCCCTCACTGTGCATCGCTGTGGCCGCGGGCCTCGTCGTCACACGGGTGGCGTCGGAGAAGGAAGAGGACTCGCTCGGGGCGGAGATCGGCTCCCAGTTCTTCGGTGACTTCCGCACGCTGACCACCGTCGCGGGCCTGTGCGTCGCGCTGGCCTTGATGCCGGGCATGCCGCACCTGACCTTCCTCGCGCTGGCCGCGGGCCTCGGCGGGCTCGGGTATGCGCTGCGGCGCAAGGGGCAGGCCCCGGAGAAGTCACCGTCGAAGGATGGAGCCTCCCAGGAAGCCGCGGTGCCCGCTGGAGCCGCGGGCAAGCCGCCGGAGAGCGCGAAGGCACCCGTCGGAGTGACGCCGCTCACGCTGGACCTGTCCGCGCAGCTGACGCCGCTCGCGGAGGCGGACGGCGGCGCCTTCGTGCACACCGTGCTGAACGCCGCGCGCGACGAGCTGTTCTTCGAACTGGGCGTGCGCGTCCCCGGCATCCGGGTGCGGACCCACGCCGCCTACCTGGGGCCGGGCGAGTACCGCATCCTCCTGGATGAAGTCCCCGCGGGTGGCGGCGTGGTGCAGCCCGGCGCCCTGTACGCGCTCGTTCCTCCCGGCGAGCTGGCCTTCCTGGAGGTCCAGGCGGAGGCGTCGGTCGAGCCCGCCAGCGGGCGGCCCATCAGCCGCGTGGCGGAGGGGGCCCGCTCCCGGCTGGAGCTGGCCCAGGTGCCGGTGCGCAAGCCCTCGGAGCTCATCGCGGACCACCTGCGGGCCGTGCTGCGCCTGCGCGCCGCCGCGCTGCTGGGACTCCAGGAGGTGCAGGGGCTGCTGGAGGGGCTGGAGGCCCAGTCGCCCGTGCTGGTGAAGGAGGCGCTGCAGAAGGTGCCGCTGCCGCTGCTGGTGGACGTGCTGCGGCGGCTCGTGCAGGAGCAGGTGAGCATCCGCGACCTGCGCGCCATCCTGGAGGCGCTCGTGGCGCCCACCACCGAAGGCGACGCCACGGCCCTGGCCGAGCGCTGCCGTCAGGCCCTGCACCGCTACCTGAGCCACCAGTTCGCGCCCACGGGCCCGCTGTACGCGTACCTCGTGGATCCCGAAGTGGAGGAGGTGCTGCGCGCCAGCGGTCCTAGAGGGCCCGCGCCCGAGCCGGAGCGCATCATGGAGATACTTGAAGGGGTGCGGGTCATCGCCAACGGGGGCCGGGCGGTGCTGCTCACGGCCCCGGACATCCGCCGTCCCCTGCGCAAGCTGTGCGAGGGCTCGTTCCCGGACGTGGCGGTGCTCACCTACGGCGAGCTGGATGGGGATCTGCAGATTCGCCCCATCGGCCGGCTGACGCCGGTCGCCGTGGGGCGGTGA
- the sctR gene encoding type III secretion system export apparatus subunit SctR yields MKALGLGCGVLLPASAFAAEQSLSQASYAGSPLAMMGMLALLSLLPFAVLMLTSFSKIAVVLSLARSAMGTQQAPPTLVLTGLAVVLTGHIMAPVMERMYDAGQAAYDEVHSGAQVLSAAKQVTEPLRAFLMKHGGPEERARFVDLARELRPPEESEQVQETDLFVVIPAFVITELKEAFQIGFIVFLPFLVLDMVIANVLLALGMQTLSPGQVSLPFKILLFVAVDGWALLARGLILGYR; encoded by the coding sequence ATGAAGGCCCTCGGATTGGGATGCGGCGTGCTCCTTCCCGCGAGCGCGTTCGCCGCGGAGCAGTCCCTGTCGCAGGCCTCCTATGCCGGCAGTCCGCTGGCGATGATGGGGATGCTCGCGCTCCTGTCGCTGCTGCCGTTCGCGGTGCTGATGCTGACGAGCTTCTCGAAGATCGCCGTGGTGCTCTCGCTGGCCCGCTCGGCGATGGGCACGCAGCAGGCACCGCCGACGCTGGTGCTCACGGGGCTCGCGGTGGTGCTGACGGGGCACATCATGGCGCCGGTGATGGAGCGCATGTACGACGCGGGACAGGCGGCGTACGACGAGGTCCATTCCGGAGCGCAGGTCCTCTCCGCCGCGAAGCAGGTGACGGAGCCCCTGCGAGCATTCCTCATGAAGCATGGAGGCCCGGAGGAACGGGCCCGCTTCGTGGACCTGGCCCGCGAGCTGCGTCCTCCGGAGGAATCCGAGCAGGTGCAGGAGACGGACTTGTTCGTCGTCATCCCGGCCTTCGTCATCACCGAGCTGAAGGAGGCCTTCCAGATTGGCTTCATCGTCTTCCTGCCCTTCCTGGTGCTCGACATGGTCATCGCCAACGTGTTGCTCGCGTTGGGGATGCAGACGTTGTCACCGGGCCAGGTGAGCCTGCCCTTCAAGATCCTCCTCTTCGTCGCCGTGGATGGTTGGGCCCTGCTCGCGCGGGGACTCATCCTCGGCTACCGGTGA
- a CDS encoding flagellar biosynthetic protein FliR, with protein sequence MNPEELGEQFLALGPHVVAVALCAARLVPIAFLCPLLGGQAAPTTVRLGLVLALSLFLHVEAGVEFNGAVETPVVMAALVVRELAYGVSVGLVAALPFDAARMGGRFIDLFRGTSAEASLPQAGSRESATGDALYHLLVARVVSGALFPVVLSALLRGFGVVQLGAFVPTEASALHVVVMVGGAMATGLAVGAPVAAASLAVDCFLGMASRAAAQVNLQELGAPLRILGGGALLWLGVGLLCERLLAGVASTEGALALLGEVSR encoded by the coding sequence GTGAACCCAGAGGAGTTGGGTGAACAGTTCCTCGCCCTGGGGCCGCACGTGGTCGCGGTGGCGCTGTGCGCGGCGAGGCTCGTGCCCATCGCGTTCCTCTGTCCATTGCTCGGGGGCCAGGCCGCGCCGACGACGGTCCGTCTGGGACTGGTGCTCGCGCTCTCGCTCTTCCTGCACGTCGAAGCAGGCGTGGAGTTCAACGGCGCGGTGGAGACGCCGGTGGTGATGGCGGCGCTCGTGGTGCGTGAGCTGGCCTACGGTGTCTCCGTGGGACTCGTGGCCGCGCTGCCCTTCGACGCTGCGAGGATGGGCGGCCGGTTCATCGACCTGTTCCGGGGAACCTCCGCGGAGGCGAGCCTCCCGCAGGCCGGGAGCCGCGAGTCGGCCACGGGAGACGCGCTGTACCACCTGCTGGTGGCGAGGGTGGTGTCGGGCGCGCTGTTCCCCGTCGTGCTCTCCGCCCTGCTGCGCGGCTTCGGAGTGGTCCAACTGGGGGCCTTCGTGCCCACGGAGGCTTCGGCCCTGCACGTGGTGGTGATGGTGGGCGGCGCCATGGCCACGGGGCTCGCGGTGGGCGCTCCAGTGGCGGCGGCATCGCTCGCGGTGGACTGCTTCCTGGGCATGGCGTCGAGGGCCGCGGCCCAGGTGAACCTCCAGGAGTTGGGGGCTCCGCTGCGCATCCTCGGGGGCGGAGCGCTGCTGTGGCTGGGCGTGGGCCTGCTGTGTGAGCGGCTGCTCGCGGGCGTGGCCTCGACGGAGGGCGCGCTGGCGCTGCTGGGCGAGGTCTCCCGATGA